A genome region from Meriones unguiculatus strain TT.TT164.6M chromosome 2, Bangor_MerUng_6.1, whole genome shotgun sequence includes the following:
- the LOC110551549 gene encoding polyadenylate-binding protein 1-like: MNSNAPGCPMASLYVGDLHPDVTEAMLYEKFSSAGPILSIRVYRDVITRRSLGYASVNFEQPADAERALDTMNFDVIKGKPVRIMWSQRDPSLRRSGVGNVFIKNLNKTIDNKALYDTFSAFGNILSCKVVCDENGSKGHGFVHFETEEAAERAIEKMNGMLLNDRKVFVGRFKSRKEREAELGARAKEFTNVYIKNFGDLMDDETLNGLFGRFGQVLSVKVMTDEGGKSKGFGFVSFERHEDAQRAVEEMNGKELNGKPIYVGRAQKKGDRHTELKRKFEQVTQDRSIRYQGINLYVKNLDDGIDDERLQREFSPFGTITSTKVMMEGGRSKGFGFVCFSSPEEATKAVSEMNGRIVATKPLYVALAQRKEERQAHLTSQYIQRMASVRAVPNPVINPYQAAPSGYPVAAVPQTQTCAPCCPTQVAQPRPSARWTAQGARPHPSPSVPGAIHAAAPRASFATLRPSPSRVPQVASAHRLTNTSSAQTAGLRPAAAPSAATTPVHLVPQYKYAAGVRNSQQHLNAPLAQQPAVRGQGQEPWTAPMLVTGPQEQKQMLGEKLFPLIQAMHPTLAGKITGMLLEIDNSEPLGLLESPESLRSKADEAVAVLQAHQAKEAAQKAVSGASGVPTI, translated from the coding sequence ATGAACTCCAACGCCCCAGGCTGCCCCATGGCCTCGCTTTATGTGGGGGACCTGCATCCCGATGTGACCGAGGCGATGCTCTACGAGAAGTTTAGCTCGGCCGGGCCCATCCTTTCCATCCGGGTGTACAGGGATGTGATCACACGACGCTCCCTGGGGTACGCTTCCGTGAACTTCGAGCAGCCTGCGGACGCGGAGCGTGCTTTGGACACCATGAACTTCGATGTCATCAAGGGCAAGCCTGTCCGCATCATGTGGTCTCAGCGTGATCCGTCGCTACGCAGGAGTGGAGTAGGCAACGTCTTCATTAAAAATTTGAACAAGACCATCGACAACAAAGCGCTGTACGATACATTTTCTGCTTTCGGCAACATCCTTTCCTGCAAAGTGGTCTGCGACGAGAACGGCTCCAAGGGCCACGGGTTTGTGCACTTCGAGACGGAGGAGGCGGCGGAGAGGGCCATCGAGAAGATGAACGGGATGCTTCTGAACGATCGCAAAGTGTTTGTGGGGCGGTTCAAGTCTCGGAAAGAACGGGAGGCCGAGCTTGGAGCGAGGGCCAAGGAGTTCACCAACGTTTACATCAAGAACTTCGGGGACCTCATGGATGACGAGACCCTGAATGGCCTCTTCGGCAGGTTTGGACAGGTTCTAAGTGTGAAGGTAATGACCGACGAAGGCGGGAAATCCAAGGGCTTCGGGTTCGTCAGCTTCGAAAGGCACGAAGACGCCCAGAGAGCGGTGGAGGAGATGAATGGAAAGGAGCTCAATGGGAAACCCATTTACGTCGGTCGCGCTCAGAAGAAAGGGGACCGGCACACAGAGCTCAAGCGCAAATTTGAACAGGTGACCCAAGACAGAAGTATCCGGTACCAGGGCATTAACCTTTACGTGAAAAATCTTGATGACGGTATCGACGACGAACGCCTCCAGAGAGAATTTTCCCCGTTCGGAACAATCACCAGTACAAAGGTTATGATGGAGGGGGGTCGGAGCAAAGGGTTCGGTTTTGTGTGCTTCTCCTCCCCGGAGGAGGCCACCAAAGCCGTTTCAGAAATGAATGGCAGAATCGTGGCCACGAAGCCACTGTACGTAGCTTTGGCCCAGCGCAAAGAAGAGCGCCAGGCTCACCTCACCAGCCAGTATATTCAGAGAATGGCGAGCGTGCGAGCCGTGCCGAATCCCGTGATCAACCCCTACCAAGCAGCACCTTCGGGGTACCCCGTGGCCGCAGTCCCACAGACTCAGACCTGCGCTCCGTGCTGCCCTACCCAGGTTGCTCAACCAAGGCCAAGCGCTCGCTGGACTGCTCAGGGTGCCAGGCCTCATCCGTCCCCCAGTGTGCCCGGTGCGATCCACGCAGCTGCTCCTAGAGCGTCATTCGCTACCTTGAGACCAAGCCCTTCGCGTGTTCCTCAGGTGGCATCAGCACATCGCCTTACCAACACATCATCAGCCCAGACAGCGGGTCTACGGCCCGCCGCAGCTCCTTCCGCCGCAACTACTCCTGTTCATTTGGTCCCACAATATAAGTATGCTGCAGGAGTCCGGAACTCCCAGCAACATCTCAATGCCCCCCTGGCGCAACAGCCGGCTGTTCGGGGACAGGGTCAGGAACCTTGGACTGCTCCCATGTTAGTAACTGGTCCCCAAGAACAAAAGCAAATGTTGGGGGAAAAGCTGTTCCCTCTCATTCAAGCCATGCATCCGACCCTGGCTGGTAAGATCACGGGCATGTTGCTGGAGATCGATAACTCGGAACCACTTGGTCTGCTTGAGTCCCCTGAGTCCCTGCGTTCCAAGGCTGACGAAGCTGTGGCTGTACTTCAAGCCCACCAAGCGAAAGAGGCTGCCCAGAAAGCCGTTAGCGGTGCCTCTGGTGTTCCAACTATTTAA